GAAGCAGCAGTGGCTGCAGCCGCTGCTCAGTGGCGAGATCCGCTCGGCCTTCGCCATGACCGAGCCGGGCGTGGCCTCTTCGGATGCCACCAACATGGAAGCCAGCGCCGTGCGCGAGGGCGATGAATGGTTGATCAACGGCCGCAAGTGGTGGACTTCCGGCGCCTGCGATCCGCGCTGCAAGGTGATGATCTTCATGGGCTTGACCAACCCGGAGGCGCCGCGCCACCAGCAGCACTCGATGATCCTGGTGCCGATGGATGCCCCCGGGGTCAAGGTGCTGCGCCCGCTGCCGGTGTTCGGTTACGACGACGCCCCCCATGGCCACGCCGAGGTGCTGTTCGACAACGTGCGGGTGCCTTACGACAACGTGTTGCTCGGCGAGGGACGTGGCTTCGAGATTGCCCAGGGCCGCCTGGGCCCAGGGCGCATCCACCACTGCATGCGCTCGATCGGCATGGCCGAGCGCGCCCTCAAGCTGATGTGCGAGCGCGCCACCAGCCGCACCGCGTTCGGCAAACCCCTGGCCCGCCTGGGCGGCAACATCGACCTGATCGCCGACTCGCGCATGGAAATCAACATGGCGCGCCTGTTGACCCTCAACGCCGCCTACATGATGGACACCGTGGGCAACAAGATCGCCGCCAGCGAGATCGCCCAGATCAAGGTGGTGGCGCCGAACGTGGCGCTCAAGGTGATCGACCGGGCCATCCAGATGCACGGCGGCGCCGGGGTGTCCAACGACTTCCCGCTGGCCTACTGGTACGCCATGCAGCGCACCCTGCGCCTGGCCGATGGCCCGGACGAGGTGCACCGCGCGGCGATCGGCAAGTTCGAGATCGGCAAGTACATGCCCCGCGAGGCGATGAAAGCCAGTCGCTGAACGGGCTGCCGGAATGGCGATACGCCAGGTTCAATCGGCCCGGCGGTCGTGCTTGCGGTGGCGGGTCTTCAGCAACGACAGCAAAACGCCACCGGCCAGCAGCCCCAAGGTCACAGTCAGGGAGAGCAGGGCAGGGACGTGGCCCAGCACATCCTGCAGGAAGATCTTGCTGCCGATGAAGATCAGTACCAGTGCCAGGGCGTACTTCAGGTAGATGAAGCGGTGCATCAGCGAGGCCAGGGCGAAGTACAGGGCGCGCAGGCCGAGAATCGCGAAGATGTTCGAGGTGTAGACGATAAAGGGGTCCTGGGTGATGGCGAACACCGCCGGCACGCTGTCCACGGCGAAGACCAGATCGGCCAGCTCGATCAGCACCAGGGCCAGTAACAGCGGGGTGGCGTGCAGTTGCTGCTTGCCCGTGACCGGGTCGCCCAGCCTGACCAGGAACCGGCCTTCATGCAGGACGTCGGTGACGCGCAGGCGCCGACTGAGAAAATCCAACAGCTTGCTCTGTGCCAGGTCTGGATGCTGTTCCTCGCGGCTGAACAACATTCTCACCCCGGTCAGCAGCAGGAATATGCCGAACAGATAGAGCACCCAGTCGAAGCGCTGTACCAGTGCGGTGCCCAGGCCGATCATCAGCGCGCGCAGCACCACCACGCCGATGATGCCCCAGAACAGCACCCGGTGCTGGTAGCGCCGGGGGATGTTGAAGAACCCCAGAATCACCGCCATGACGAATACGTTGTCCATCGACAACGACTGCTCGACCAGAAAGCCGGTGTAGAACTCCAGCGCCTTGCTCGCCCCGAGCTGCCACCAGATCCAGCCACCGAACGCCATGCCCACGCTGAAATAGCCGCTGTAGAGCAGCAGGCTCTCGCGCATCTCGATTTCATGCTGTTCGCGGTGCAGCACGCCCAGGTCGAACACCAGCAGGCCGATGACGATCCCGGCGAAGGCCAGCCAGAACCAGCCGGGGGTGCCGAGGAAGGGGGTCGAGATAAGGGTTTCAAGCATCGTCATAGGCCCTCCCTGCTGTGTCCGCCTAAGTTGAGAATCAACTTGGTGACGCCGACATCACGGTGAGAAATCACCGCCAGAGGGGCCCGGTGCCACTGCAGATAAGGCTAGAGGGGAAACGGCTGTCCAGCAAACGGCCGCCCCGGTTCCGGGCGGCTGACGCGGGGGCTACTCAGTAGACCCAGACCTCGACCCGGCGGTTCTTGATCCGCCCTTCGTCGGCATCGTTGGCCGCCACCGGCAACTCATCGCCCAGGCCGATGACCTCGCGCAGCACCACGCCCTGGCGCACCAGTTCACGGCGCACGGCCATGGCGCGCAGCTTGGACAGCAGCTCGGCCCGGGCCGAATCGCTCTTGGGGTCACCGAAGCCGACCAGCACGACCTTGTGCCGCAGCTTGTCCTGGCTGCTCACGTACTCGAGCAGCCGCTCGAGGTCGCGCTGGGCCTTGTTGTCCAGGCTGGCGCTGCCTTCCGCGAAGCGGAAGTTCACCGACAGCCGCTTGGCCTCGCGGGCCAGGGTCTGGTAGGCGGCCGGCATGCCCTGACTGGGGGCCACCTGCACTGCCTGCACGGTCTGCGCGATAAAGCCGTTCTGCGCCACTATGGCCTGTCCGCGCGGGCTGTGGGCGAAGTTCACCAGCGCCTTGGCCCAGGGGTTGGCCAGCTCCGGCTGGTTGTACAGAAACAACCGGCGCGACAGTGGGTAGTCTTCGGTGGCGATCAGCGTCTCGCTCGGCGCCATGGCCTGCGATTGCCCTGCGGCGATGGCCAGGACCTTGGCCTGGCGGATATAGGGCAGGCCAATGAAGCCGATACCCTGCGGGTCCTGGCTGACCAGGTCGGACAGCCGCTCGCTTGACTCGAAACGCCGGGCGCCGGCGGCCAGTGCCTTGCCGTTGGCGGCCAGGACCAGTTCCTTGAAGGTGTCGTAGGTGCCGGAATTGTCGTCGCGTGCGTACAGCTTGATCGCGCCGGGGCGACCGCCCAGTTGCGCCCAGTCGTTGATTTCCCCGGCGAATACCCGGGCCAGCTGGTCGGTGCGCAAGGCGTCGATGGGATTGCCCGGGTGCAGGATGATCGCCAGGCCGTCGATGGCAATGATCTGCTCCGCGCCGGGGCTTTTCAGATCGCCCAGTGTTGCCAGGGCGCTGACCTCGCCGTCCTTGATCGGGCGCGAGGAGGCGGCCAGGTCGGCGCTGCCATGCTGCAGGGCGACGAAGCCGGTGCTCGAGCCGTGGGCGGCCACCTCGATGCTGACCGTGCGGCCATCGGCGGTCTTGCCGGTGATCAGCTGCTCGTTGTCCGCCTTGCCGGGTGCCACGCTGATCGCGCTCAGACCCTGCTGCTCGAGCAGGCCCTTGACCAGTGCCGGGCCGAGCTTCGCGCCTATGGTGTTGGAACCCTGGATACGCAGCACAGTGCCGTCTTCTGCGGCTATGGGCAGGGCGGCAAAGCCGGAGCCGGGCAGGAAGCAGCAGGCGAAGCCGAGCAACAGCGAGGTTGCGAGTCGGCTCCAGGTTTCGCGATCACGGGCGGGCAGGGCGCGCGGCATGCGACAGACACCTTGTATGGGTGGATGAGGATGCCGCGACGATAAGACAGCTAGATGACAGAAATATGACGACGAGAGGTTGGCGTGTGAACGGGGCGGCAAATCGATCCAATAAAGATCGCGCCGCCCGGGCGATGCTCTAGCCCAGCTCCAACCAGATCGGCGCGTGGTCCGAGGGCTTTTCCATAGCGCGCAGTTCGTAGTCGATACCGGCGTCCTTGATCCGCTCCTGCAGGGCTCGGGAGGCGAGGATCACATCGATGCGCAGGCCGCGCTTGGGTTCGTCCTCGAAGCCGCGACTGCGGTAGTCGAACCAGCTGAAGCGGTCGCTCACAGCCGGATTGAGCTGGCGGAAGCTGTCCACCAGGCCCCAGTCCTTCAGCTCCGCCAGCCACTCGCGTTCCTCCGGCAGGAAGCTGCACTTGCCGGTCTTGAGCCAGCGCAAGCGGTTCGGTTCGCCGATGCCGATATCGCAGTCCTCGGGGGAAATATTGATATCGCCCATCACCACCAGCGGCTGATCCGGCTGGAACTGGCTGCGCAGCAACTGCTGCAGGTCGGCGTAGAAGCGCTGCTTGGCCGGAAACTTGAGCGGGTGATCGCGACTCTCGCCCTGGGGAAAGTAGCCGTTCATCACGGTCACCGGGTTGCCCTGGGCATCGGCGAAGGTGCCGTAGATGAAGCGACGCTGGGCGTCCTCAGGATCATCGGGAAAGCCCTTGTGCAGGGCCAATGGGGCCTGGCGCGAGAGCAGGGCGACGCCGTAGTGGCCCTTCTGGCCGTGGTAGTGCACGTGATAGCCGAGCTGGCGGATCTCGGCCTCGGGGAACTGCTCGTCGGCGACCTTGGTCTCCTGCAGGCCGATCACGTCCGGCTGGTGTTTGTCGATCAACGCCGCCAGCTGGTGGGGGCGCGCACGCAGGCCGTTGATGTTGAAGGAAACAATCTTCATGGGCGGCAGGTCCTGGAGCTTCTGGCTGGAAAGCCGGGAATGCTAGCCGATCCAGCCCGGCCGGGGCCAGTCGCCTGGCGGGCGATGGGCTGCGGTGCTACCGTGGCCCTAGGCCAGATATTCCTATAACAACAGAGGTCGCGCCTATGTCCAACAGCCCAGCCGAAATTCGTCAGCTCGATGGCGGTTACGCGCGCGAGGCGCGCTCGCTGCTGTATCACGCCTACCGCCATGAGCCCACCTTCGCCTACCTGTTCGAGGCCGAGCGGCCCGGCTATGACCAGCGCGTGCGAGCCACGGTGCGCGAGCTGGTGCAGCAACATTTCAGCGAAGACCTGCCGGCGCTGGGCCTGTTGATCGATGACCGCCTGATCGGCATGGCACTGATCGCGCCGCCCCAGCGACGCATGGATATCACCGAAAGCTGGGCCTGGCGCATGCGCATGCTGCTGACTGCCGGGTTCCGCTGCACCAAGCGCTACCTGGAATACCACGATGCCGTGCTGGCCTGCCTGCCACCGGGCGCCTACCACCTGCTGCCGCTGCTCGGTGTCCACCCGGAATTCCAGGGCCAGCACCTCGGCGAGCAACTGCTCGAAGCCGTGCACAACTGGTGCGCCGAGGACGGCAGCTCCCGCGGTGTGGTCCTCGACACCGGCGATGAGCATTACCTGGCGTTCTACCAGCGCCAGGGGTATCAGGAGGTCGGCCAGGTGGCGATCGGGCCGATCGTCGAGCATGTGTTCTTCCACCCCAATCCGCAACCGGCGGTCAAGGCCAGCGCCTGACGCCAGCGCGTCGCGCTCCATCGCCGCGCTCGGCCCCAGGCTCTGGCCGGGGCGCCGCGTGCTAGCATCGGCGCTATGACCGCCTTCTCCAGATTCTGCGCCGCTCTGGTGCTCCTGCTGTTCAGTGCCGCTACGCTCGCCGAGGCGCGCCTGGAGGTGCAGGTGCAGCCCGCCAACAAGGCCCTGAGGCAAAATGTCGAAGGTCATATCGGCACGCTGGGCGAACGCGACTCCGAGTCGCTGCAGCGCTATCGCCGGTTCGCCGAGGCCCAGGCCCGCGAGGCGGCACAGGCACTGGGTTACTACCAGGCGCAGATCGCCAGCGAGGTAATCGCCGGTGATCCCCATCGGCTGGTTATTCGCATCGACGCCGGTGAGCCGGTGCGCCTGCGCGAAGTGACCCTGCGCATCGAGGGGCCGGCCAGCCAGCTCAAGGCCTTCCGCCTGCCCAGCGATGAGGGGCTGCGCAGCGGCGCGGTACTCAATCACGGGCGTTATGACGCCGCCAAGCGGCACATCCAGAACCAGGCTTCGCGCTATGGCTTCTTCGCCGGGCGCTTCACCCGCCAGCGCCTGCGCATCGACCCGGCCGCCGGGGTGGCCGATATCGAACTGGTCTACGACAGCGGCCCGCGCTACCGGCTGGGCACCGTGAGCTTCAGCGGCGATGCGCCGTTCGACCCGGAACTGTTGCAGCGCATGGTGCCCTTCGAGGCCGACAGCCCCTATGACTCCGAGCTGATCGCCGAGCTGTACCAGGCGATGCGCGCCAGCGGCTACTTCGAGACGGTGCAGGTCGATGCCAACCCGGCCATGGCCGAAGCCCAGACCATTCCGGTCGAGGTCCAGCTGCAGGTGCGCAAGCCGCGCAGCCTGGGCCTGGGTCTGGGCGTTTCTACCGATGTCGGGGTGCGCGGCCGGGCCAACTGGACGCGCTATTGGGACAATCCCCAGGGTCACAGCTACGGCGCCGAGATGGAGCTGTCGATGCCGCGGCAGAACGTCGGCCTGTGGTACGACGTGCCGGGCGATCCACCGCTGACCGACAAGCTGCGCTACGCCGGTGGCTATCAGTACGAGGAACTGGCCGACACCGACAGCCTCAGTCGCCTGCTGACCCTCGGCCCGGAATGGCACAGCCGGCGGGACAGCGGCTGGCAGCGGGTGATCTCGCTGAAGTGGCGGCATGAAGAGTTTCGCCTCGGCGACGACGCCGGCCTCAGTACCCTGCTGATGCCGGGCGTCAGCTACGCCTACCTGCACAGCGACAACCAGCTGGACCCCAACCAGGGTTATCGCCTGCAGTTCGACCTGGCCGTGGCCAAGCGGGGACTGCTGTCCGACGCCGACGTGGTGCATGGCGATGTGCTGGTCAAGGGCCTGACCACCCTCGGACAGAAACATCGCCTGCTCGGCCGGGTTCAGCTCGGCGCCACCGAGTCGACGGGGTTCGCGACCGTGCCGCCTTCGCTGCGGTTCTTCGCCGGCGGCGACCAGAGCGTGCGGGGCTACGACTACCAGAGCCTGTCGCCGGAGAATGCCCAGGGCGACAAGATCGGTGGGCGCTACCTGTTCGCCGTCAGCGCCGAATATCAATACAGCTTCACCGAACGCTGGCGCCTGGCGACCTTCATCGATCAGGGCAACAGCTTCAACTCACTGGACTTTTCCAGCCTGAAGAGCGCGGTGGGCATCGGTCTGCGCTGGGTGTCGCCGGTGGGCCCGCTGCGCCTGGACCTGGCCCATCCGCTGGATGAGCAGGGCGGCGTGCGCCTGCACTTCTCCATGGGGCCTGAGCTGTGAGGCGAGGCTGGCGCTATGGCGGCTACGGCCTGCTGGCTGTCATCGGCCTGACGCTGGTGGCACTGGCCTGGCTGCTCGGCAGCCAGGCGGGCAGCCGCTGGGCCCTGGAGCGGGTACCCGGCCTGCAGGTGAGCGGATTCACCGGGCGGCTGGGCGGCAGCTGGCAGGCCGAGGCGCTGGACTGGCGGCGCGGCGAGACGCGGCTGAGCCTGAATGCGCCGATGCTGGCCTGGTCGCCACGCTGCCTGTGGCACCTGACCCTGTGCATCGAGCGGCTGCAGGCCGAGCGAGTCGAGCTGCACCTGCCATCGACAGACGAGGACAGTAGCGAGCCACTTGCGCTGCCGGAACTGCAACTGCCCCTGGCCGTGCGCCTCGGCGAACTGCGCATCGACCGCCTGCTGGTCAATGGCAATGATCAACTGCAAGGGCTGCAGCTGTCTGCACAATGGCAGGCCGAGGGCCTGCAGATCGGCAGGCTGGCGCTGCGCCAGGGCGAGCTGCACCTGGAACTGCAGGGCCGCCTGCTGCCCGGCGGCGACTGGCCGCTGAGCGCCAGCGGGCACCTCAAACTGCCAGCGCCCGCGCAACGCGACTGGCAACTGGCGCTGCAGGTGGACGGCGACCTGCTCGGCAGCCTGCAGCTGAGCGCCGACAGCACCGGCTACCTGCAGGGCCGGTTGGTCGGCCAAGTGCAGCCATTGGCGGCGAACCTGCCGGCCAGCGCACGCCTGACGGCCGATGCGTTCCTGGCCAGCGGCGAGCTGCCGCAAACCCTGCGCCTGGACGCGCTTGAGATAGAGGCGGGTGGCAATCTGGCCGACGGCTATCGGGTCAGGGGCAGGGCCCAGTTGCCGGGCGAGGGCGAGGCGCTGGTTCTGGCGCTGGACGGCCGGGTCGATGGCCAAGGCGCCGATGTCGCCGACCTCAGCCTCAGCGCCAGTGCCGAACAGCGCTTGCAGCTCAGCGGGCGGGTCGACTGGCAGGAAGCACTGAGCCTCGACACTCGTTTCGACTGGCAGGATTTTCCCTGGCGCCGCCTGTTGCCCCAGGTAGACGAACCGCCGGTGAGCCTGCGCAAATTGCAGGGCGAACTGGCCTACCAGAGTGGCAACTACCTCGGCCACTTCAGCGCCGAGCTGCAAGGCCCGGCCGGTCCCTTCAGCCTGCAAAGTCCGCTCAGCGGCGACTTGCAGCAGCTGTTTCTGCCCGAGCTGCGCCTGCAGGCCGGCCAGGGCCGGGCCGAGGGTCAGCTCAACCTGGGCTTTGCCGAGGTCCTGCGCTGGAAATCCCGCCTGCAGCTCACCGACCTCGACCCGGCCTACTGGCTGGCCGAACTCCCGGGTCAGCTGGCCGGTCCGCTGAACAGCGATGGCGAGCTGCGGGACGGGCACTTGAGCCTGGAGGCGGATATCGCCCTCACGGGCCGCCTGCGCGGTCAACCGGCGCGCCTGCAAGCCCGGGCCAGTGGGGCCGGGGAGCACTGGTCCCTGAACCAGATCGATCTGCGCCTGGGCGACAACCGCATCCACGGTCGAGGCGAGCTGCAGCAGCGCCTCAACGGCCAGTTGCAGCTGGACCTGCCGCGCCTCGGTCAGTTGTGGCCGCAGCTGCGCGGCCAGTTGCAGGGCCAACTGGATCTCGCCGGCAGCCTGCAGACGCCCCAGGGCCAGCTGAAGGCCCAAGGCAGCCAGCTGGCCTTCGCCGACCGGCGTGTGCAGCGCCTGCAGCTGGACGCCCGGCTCGATGCCCAGCAGCAGGCGCGCCTCGAGCTGCAGGCTGATGGCATCGCCCTGGGCGAGACCGAACTCGGGCAATTGACCGCCACAGGTCGTGGCGATGCCCTTCGCCAGCAACTGGCGTTGCAGCTCGCCGGGCCAACCCTGCATAGCGCCCTGGCCCTGGCGGGCGAGCTGAAGGGCGGCGTCTGGCGCGGCCAGTTGCGCAGTGGCGAGGTGCAGAGCGGCGGCCAGGACTGGCGCCTGCAGCAGCCGGCCAGCCTGGTACGCCAGGCCGATGGCCGTCTGGACCTCGGTGCCCATTGCTGGCGCTCCGGCGCCGCCAGCCTGTGCGGCGAGCAACAGCGGCTGCTGCCCGAACCGAAGATCCGCTATCGCCTGGCCGACTTTCCCCTCGACAGCCTCGGCCCCTGGCTGCCCAAGGACTTCGCCTGGCAGGGCCAGCTGGATGCCGAGATCGCCCTGGACCTGCCGGCGGCCGGGCCGCGCGGTCAGGTCCGGGTCGATGCCGGCGGCGGCATTTGGCGCATTCGCGATCAGGAGCGCTGGCTGGAGTTCTCCTACGACGAGCTGCGCCTGGACAGCCAGCTGCGCCCCGAGCGCATCGACACGCGCCTGGAGCTGCGGGGGCCGAAGATTGGCCAGCTGTCGGTGCAGGCCCAGCTCGATCCGCGACCGGCCGACAAACCACTGTCCGGCGGCTTCCACCTGCGGGATCTGGATCTGGCTATGGCCCGGCCCTTCGTGCCCCGGGTCGAGCACCTGGCCGGGCGCCTGGAAGGCAGCGGCACCCTCGGCGGCGTGCTGCTGGCGCCACGGGTCGAGGGACTGGTGCAGCTCCGCGACGGCGAGATCAGCGGCGGCCAGCTGCCGAGCAACTTCCGAGAGCTGCAGCTGCAGGCGCGCATCGCCGGCGACAGGCTGCAACTCGCGGGTGGCTGGCGCAGCGGTGAGCAGGGCCGCGGCGAACTCAGTGGCGAGCTGGCCTGGACCGACACCTTGCAGGGCGAGTTGCGTGTCAGCGGTACACGGCTGCCGGTCAGCATCGAACCCTACGCGGAGCTGGAGGTCGAGCCGGACCTGCGGCTGAGCCTGGCCCAGGAGCGACTCGCCCTGGCCGGCAAGGTGGCGATTCCCCGGGGCAAGATCCTGATTCGCGAGCTGCCGCCGTCCACGGTGCAGGTATCGGACGACGCGGTGATAGTCGGCGAGGAGCAGAGCACCCGCCCGGCGACGGCCATCGCCATGGACATCGACGTGGAGGTCGGCCAGGACCGTCTGAGCTTCCAGGGCTTCGGCCTCAAGGCCGACCTGGCCGGGCGCGTGCACATCGGCGACGACCTCGACACCCGCGGCGAGCTGAACCTGAACAACGGGCGCTTCCGCGCCTACGGCCAGCGCCTGACCATTCGCCGCGCGCGCCTGCTGTTCGCCGGGCCGATCGACCAGCCGTTCCTCGATGTCGAGGCGATTCGCCGGGTCGACCAGGTGGTCGCCGGCCTGCGCCTGAGCGGCCGCGCCGACCAGCCCAGGAGCGAAGTGTTCTCCGAACCGGCGATGAGCCAGGAGCAGGCATTGTCCTATCTGGTACTGGGCCGACCGCAGGGGCAGGGCAGCGGCGACAGCAACATGCTGGCCCAGGCGGCCCTGGCCATGGGCCTGGCCGGCAGCTCGCCGCTGACCGGCGGCCTGGCCCAGCGCCTGGGCATCGAAGACTTCCAGCTCGACAGCGAGGGCAGCGGGGTGACCACCAGCGTGGTGGCCAGCGGCAATCTCTCCGAACGCCTGAGCCTGCGCTACGGCGTCGGCGTGTTCGAGCCGGCCAATACCCTGGCGCTGCGCTACCAGTTGAGCAAGCGCCTCTACCTGGAGGCTGCCAGCGGCCTGGCCAGCTCCCTGGACCTGTTCTACCGGCGCGATTTCTAGCCGCGCGCCACCCGCCACTGCCCTGGACTAGAGTGTTCTAACAGGCCTGCGCGCAGTACGCAGGCGTGTTGCCGCGGACGCGCTTTCGGGCGTCGGCGGGAATGCCAACGCAGCGTCGCCCATTGCGCTCCGGCGAAGGCCGGGGCCGAGCGCTCGGCGGCGTGAACAGCCAGACGAAGGAGGCTGCCGTGGAGTTCATCACCAACCTGGTCAATCTGGTCAACGGAGTGGTGTGGGGACCGCCGATGCTGGTGGCGATCCTCGGCACCGGCCTGTTCCTCATGCTGCGCCTGAAATTCATGCCCCTGGCGAAGATCGGCCACGGCTTCAAGCTCATGTGGCAGGGGCGCAAGAAGGGCGACGAAAGCAGTGGCGAGATCAGCCCGTTCCAGGCGCTGATGACCTGCCTGGCGGCCACTGTCGGTACCGGTAATATCGCCGGCGTGGCCACCGCCATCTTTCTCGGCGGCCCCGGCGCGCTGTTCTGGATGTGGTGCACCGCCCTGGTCGGCATGGCCACCAAGTACTGCGAGGTGGTGCTGGCGGTGCACTACCGCGAGACCGACGACCGCCAGGAGCACGTCGGCGGGCCGATGTACGCGATCAAGAACGGCCTGGGGGCCAAATGGCTGTGGCTCGGCACGGCCTTCGCCATCTTCGGCGGCCTGGCGGGCTTCGGCATCGGCAACATGGTCCAGGTCAACAGCATGGCCCACGCCCTGACAGACACCTTCGGTGTGCCGTCCTGGGTAACCGGGGTGGTGGCCATGATCTTCGTCGGCCTGGTGATCCTCGGCGGCATCAAGCGTATCGGCAAGGTGGCCGCCTCCCTGGTGCCGACCATGGCGATCGCTTACGTGGCCGCGGCTATCGTCGTGCTGGTGGTGCATGCCGAGGCGATTCCCGCCGCCTTCTCGCTGATCTTCACCCATGCCTTCAGTCCGGTCTCGGCCGCTGGCGGCTTCGCCGGCGCCGCGGTGATGGCGGCGATCCGCTTCGGCGTGGCCCGGGGCATTTTCTCCAACGAGGCGGGCCTCGGCACCGCCGGTATCGCCCAGGCCGCCGGCACCACCACCAGCGCGGTGCGCTCGGGGATGATCGGCATGCTCGGCACCTTCATCGACACCCTGATCATTTGCAGCCTGACCGGACTGGCGATCATCACCTCCGGCGTGTGGACCAGCGGTGTCAGCGGCGCGGGGCTCTCGGCGGCGGCCTTCGAGG
The genomic region above belongs to Pseudomonas benzenivorans and contains:
- a CDS encoding acyl-CoA dehydrogenase, with the translated sequence MDFAYSPKVQDLRERVSAFMEDHVYPAEAVFEQQVAEGDRWQPTAIMEELKTKAKAAGLWNLFLPDSELGAGLSNTEYAPLAEIMGSSLIGAEPFNCAAPDTGNMEVLVRYGNEAQKQQWLQPLLSGEIRSAFAMTEPGVASSDATNMEASAVREGDEWLINGRKWWTSGACDPRCKVMIFMGLTNPEAPRHQQHSMILVPMDAPGVKVLRPLPVFGYDDAPHGHAEVLFDNVRVPYDNVLLGEGRGFEIAQGRLGPGRIHHCMRSIGMAERALKLMCERATSRTAFGKPLARLGGNIDLIADSRMEINMARLLTLNAAYMMDTVGNKIAASEIAQIKVVAPNVALKVIDRAIQMHGGAGVSNDFPLAYWYAMQRTLRLADGPDEVHRAAIGKFEIGKYMPREAMKASR
- a CDS encoding TerC family protein, coding for MTMLETLISTPFLGTPGWFWLAFAGIVIGLLVFDLGVLHREQHEIEMRESLLLYSGYFSVGMAFGGWIWWQLGASKALEFYTGFLVEQSLSMDNVFVMAVILGFFNIPRRYQHRVLFWGIIGVVVLRALMIGLGTALVQRFDWVLYLFGIFLLLTGVRMLFSREEQHPDLAQSKLLDFLSRRLRVTDVLHEGRFLVRLGDPVTGKQQLHATPLLLALVLIELADLVFAVDSVPAVFAITQDPFIVYTSNIFAILGLRALYFALASLMHRFIYLKYALALVLIFIGSKIFLQDVLGHVPALLSLTVTLGLLAGGVLLSLLKTRHRKHDRRAD
- a CDS encoding substrate-binding domain-containing protein, translated to MPRALPARDRETWSRLATSLLLGFACCFLPGSGFAALPIAAEDGTVLRIQGSNTIGAKLGPALVKGLLEQQGLSAISVAPGKADNEQLITGKTADGRTVSIEVAAHGSSTGFVALQHGSADLAASSRPIKDGEVSALATLGDLKSPGAEQIIAIDGLAIILHPGNPIDALRTDQLARVFAGEINDWAQLGGRPGAIKLYARDDNSGTYDTFKELVLAANGKALAAGARRFESSERLSDLVSQDPQGIGFIGLPYIRQAKVLAIAAGQSQAMAPSETLIATEDYPLSRRLFLYNQPELANPWAKALVNFAHSPRGQAIVAQNGFIAQTVQAVQVAPSQGMPAAYQTLAREAKRLSVNFRFAEGSASLDNKAQRDLERLLEYVSSQDKLRHKVVLVGFGDPKSDSARAELLSKLRAMAVRRELVRQGVVLREVIGLGDELPVAANDADEGRIKNRRVEVWVY
- the xthA gene encoding exodeoxyribonuclease III, which translates into the protein MKIVSFNINGLRARPHQLAALIDKHQPDVIGLQETKVADEQFPEAEIRQLGYHVHYHGQKGHYGVALLSRQAPLALHKGFPDDPEDAQRRFIYGTFADAQGNPVTVMNGYFPQGESRDHPLKFPAKQRFYADLQQLLRSQFQPDQPLVVMGDINISPEDCDIGIGEPNRLRWLKTGKCSFLPEEREWLAELKDWGLVDSFRQLNPAVSDRFSWFDYRSRGFEDEPKRGLRIDVILASRALQERIKDAGIDYELRAMEKPSDHAPIWLELG
- a CDS encoding GNAT family N-acetyltransferase, with amino-acid sequence MSNSPAEIRQLDGGYAREARSLLYHAYRHEPTFAYLFEAERPGYDQRVRATVRELVQQHFSEDLPALGLLIDDRLIGMALIAPPQRRMDITESWAWRMRMLLTAGFRCTKRYLEYHDAVLACLPPGAYHLLPLLGVHPEFQGQHLGEQLLEAVHNWCAEDGSSRGVVLDTGDEHYLAFYQRQGYQEVGQVAIGPIVEHVFFHPNPQPAVKASA
- a CDS encoding autotransporter assembly complex protein TamA, with the translated sequence MTAFSRFCAALVLLLFSAATLAEARLEVQVQPANKALRQNVEGHIGTLGERDSESLQRYRRFAEAQAREAAQALGYYQAQIASEVIAGDPHRLVIRIDAGEPVRLREVTLRIEGPASQLKAFRLPSDEGLRSGAVLNHGRYDAAKRHIQNQASRYGFFAGRFTRQRLRIDPAAGVADIELVYDSGPRYRLGTVSFSGDAPFDPELLQRMVPFEADSPYDSELIAELYQAMRASGYFETVQVDANPAMAEAQTIPVEVQLQVRKPRSLGLGLGVSTDVGVRGRANWTRYWDNPQGHSYGAEMELSMPRQNVGLWYDVPGDPPLTDKLRYAGGYQYEELADTDSLSRLLTLGPEWHSRRDSGWQRVISLKWRHEEFRLGDDAGLSTLLMPGVSYAYLHSDNQLDPNQGYRLQFDLAVAKRGLLSDADVVHGDVLVKGLTTLGQKHRLLGRVQLGATESTGFATVPPSLRFFAGGDQSVRGYDYQSLSPENAQGDKIGGRYLFAVSAEYQYSFTERWRLATFIDQGNSFNSLDFSSLKSAVGIGLRWVSPVGPLRLDLAHPLDEQGGVRLHFSMGPEL
- a CDS encoding translocation/assembly module TamB domain-containing protein; amino-acid sequence: MRRGWRYGGYGLLAVIGLTLVALAWLLGSQAGSRWALERVPGLQVSGFTGRLGGSWQAEALDWRRGETRLSLNAPMLAWSPRCLWHLTLCIERLQAERVELHLPSTDEDSSEPLALPELQLPLAVRLGELRIDRLLVNGNDQLQGLQLSAQWQAEGLQIGRLALRQGELHLELQGRLLPGGDWPLSASGHLKLPAPAQRDWQLALQVDGDLLGSLQLSADSTGYLQGRLVGQVQPLAANLPASARLTADAFLASGELPQTLRLDALEIEAGGNLADGYRVRGRAQLPGEGEALVLALDGRVDGQGADVADLSLSASAEQRLQLSGRVDWQEALSLDTRFDWQDFPWRRLLPQVDEPPVSLRKLQGELAYQSGNYLGHFSAELQGPAGPFSLQSPLSGDLQQLFLPELRLQAGQGRAEGQLNLGFAEVLRWKSRLQLTDLDPAYWLAELPGQLAGPLNSDGELRDGHLSLEADIALTGRLRGQPARLQARASGAGEHWSLNQIDLRLGDNRIHGRGELQQRLNGQLQLDLPRLGQLWPQLRGQLQGQLDLAGSLQTPQGQLKAQGSQLAFADRRVQRLQLDARLDAQQQARLELQADGIALGETELGQLTATGRGDALRQQLALQLAGPTLHSALALAGELKGGVWRGQLRSGEVQSGGQDWRLQQPASLVRQADGRLDLGAHCWRSGAASLCGEQQRLLPEPKIRYRLADFPLDSLGPWLPKDFAWQGQLDAEIALDLPAAGPRGQVRVDAGGGIWRIRDQERWLEFSYDELRLDSQLRPERIDTRLELRGPKIGQLSVQAQLDPRPADKPLSGGFHLRDLDLAMARPFVPRVEHLAGRLEGSGTLGGVLLAPRVEGLVQLRDGEISGGQLPSNFRELQLQARIAGDRLQLAGGWRSGEQGRGELSGELAWTDTLQGELRVSGTRLPVSIEPYAELEVEPDLRLSLAQERLALAGKVAIPRGKILIRELPPSTVQVSDDAVIVGEEQSTRPATAIAMDIDVEVGQDRLSFQGFGLKADLAGRVHIGDDLDTRGELNLNNGRFRAYGQRLTIRRARLLFAGPIDQPFLDVEAIRRVDQVVAGLRLSGRADQPRSEVFSEPAMSQEQALSYLVLGRPQGQGSGDSNMLAQAALAMGLAGSSPLTGGLAQRLGIEDFQLDSEGSGVTTSVVASGNLSERLSLRYGVGVFEPANTLALRYQLSKRLYLEAASGLASSLDLFYRRDF